A single window of Halotalea alkalilenta DNA harbors:
- a CDS encoding Lrp/AsnC family transcriptional regulator, translating to MNAAEPLYSLDRFDRHILELLQREGRISNQDLADRIGLSPSPCLRRVRALEESGLITGYRAEVDAKKLGLRLMALLYISMDQHTPERFANFEARIRELPQVLEALLITGQEADYQLKVIVRDMDDYHDLLLNRITRIEGVTGAHSSFVLRRVLEQPLPMG from the coding sequence ATGAACGCCGCCGAGCCCCTCTACAGTCTCGATCGCTTCGATCGCCACATCCTCGAACTGCTGCAGCGCGAAGGCAGGATCAGTAACCAGGACCTGGCCGACCGTATCGGCCTCTCCCCCTCACCCTGCCTGCGCCGGGTTCGCGCACTGGAGGAGAGCGGGTTGATCACTGGCTATCGCGCCGAGGTCGATGCAAAGAAGCTGGGCCTGAGACTGATGGCGCTGCTCTACATATCGATGGACCAGCACACCCCCGAGCGCTTCGCCAATTTCGAAGCGCGCATCCGCGAGCTGCCCCAGGTGCTCGAGGCCCTGCTGATCACAGGCCAAGAGGCCGACTACCAGCTCAAGGTGATCGTCCGCGACATGGACGACTACCACGACCTGCTGCTCAATCGCATCACCCGGATCGAAGGCGTCACCGGCGCCCACTCGAGCTTCGTGCTCCGCCGGGTGCTCGAACAGCCGCTGCCGATGGGCTGA
- a CDS encoding 2-isopropylmalate synthase, with protein MFNARSGAFDHRKYRPAPKVPSFDRRWPDAEITKAPIWVSEDLRDGNQALLEPMSVEHKKRLWALLVAVGIKEIMVGFPSASQPDYDFVRWLIDEDQIPGDVTIAVLVQAREHLIERTFEALHGVPRAIVHLYNSTSPVQRERVFGMDRAGIIEIARQGTRWVRERADARPGTEWRLEYTPESFSSTEIDFSLEICEAVLDVWQPTAENKVILNLPTTVEVASPNHHADQIEYFCRHISRRDCVIISVHTHNDRGGAVASAELALLAGAERVEGTLLGNGERTGNMDIVTLAMNLYSQGVDPKLDLSRPDEIIEVVTECTQLPVHPRHPYVGELVYTAFSGSHQDAIRKSLKRQGEDEPWQVAYLPIDPRDLGRDYQAVIRVNSQSGKGGMAFLLERDHGISLPRWMMLELAPHVQRESERRSGELSSDDVRSILVREYAVAAPYRLKGYRSDRGDGEQLRVVLAHGEQEVIVEGEGNGVISAFMAGWERMSGQRVSVIDYSEHALGEGSDANAIAFVQLSVEGRRVCGMAEDGDTVSASLKAVISALNRAMVERGEVVGSGESLAV; from the coding sequence ATGTTCAACGCCCGTTCCGGTGCCTTCGATCATCGCAAGTACCGTCCCGCGCCCAAGGTGCCGTCGTTCGATCGCCGCTGGCCCGATGCCGAGATCACCAAGGCGCCAATCTGGGTCAGCGAGGATCTCCGTGATGGCAACCAGGCGCTGCTCGAGCCGATGAGCGTGGAGCACAAGAAGCGCCTCTGGGCGCTGCTGGTCGCGGTGGGGATCAAGGAGATCATGGTCGGCTTCCCCTCGGCGAGCCAGCCGGACTACGACTTCGTGCGCTGGTTGATCGACGAAGACCAGATTCCTGGCGACGTCACCATCGCGGTGCTGGTGCAGGCCCGCGAGCACCTGATCGAGCGGACCTTCGAGGCGCTGCATGGTGTGCCCAGGGCGATCGTGCATCTCTACAATTCGACCTCGCCGGTGCAGCGTGAGCGGGTGTTCGGCATGGACCGCGCCGGGATCATCGAGATCGCCCGCCAGGGTACGCGCTGGGTGCGTGAGCGCGCCGATGCCCGCCCGGGGACCGAGTGGCGCCTGGAGTACACTCCGGAGAGCTTCTCCAGCACCGAGATCGATTTCTCGCTGGAAATCTGCGAAGCGGTGCTCGACGTCTGGCAGCCCACCGCCGAGAACAAGGTGATCCTCAACCTGCCGACCACGGTGGAGGTCGCAAGCCCCAACCACCACGCCGATCAGATCGAGTATTTCTGCCGCCACATCAGCCGGCGCGACTGCGTGATCATCTCGGTGCACACCCACAACGATCGTGGCGGCGCGGTGGCCTCGGCGGAGCTCGCGCTGCTCGCCGGTGCCGAGCGGGTGGAAGGTACGCTGCTCGGCAATGGCGAACGCACCGGCAACATGGATATCGTCACGCTTGCGATGAACCTCTACAGCCAGGGCGTCGATCCGAAGCTCGACCTCTCCCGCCCCGACGAAATCATCGAGGTGGTCACCGAGTGCACCCAACTGCCGGTGCACCCACGTCACCCCTATGTCGGCGAGTTGGTCTACACCGCCTTCTCCGGCAGCCACCAGGACGCGATCCGCAAGTCGCTCAAGCGCCAGGGCGAAGACGAGCCCTGGCAGGTCGCCTATCTGCCGATCGACCCGCGCGACCTGGGCCGCGACTACCAGGCGGTGATCCGGGTCAACAGCCAGTCGGGCAAAGGGGGCATGGCGTTTTTGCTCGAGCGCGATCACGGCATCAGCCTGCCGCGCTGGATGATGCTCGAACTCGCTCCCCACGTGCAGCGCGAAAGCGAGCGTAGGAGCGGCGAGCTTTCGAGCGACGATGTGCGTTCGATCCTGGTGCGCGAGTACGCCGTCGCGGCGCCCTATCGGCTCAAGGGTTATCGCAGCGATCGCGGCGATGGCGAGCAGCTCAGGGTCGTCTTGGCCCATGGTGAGCAAGAGGTGATCGTCGAAGGCGAAGGTAACGGGGTGATCTCTGCTTTCATGGCGGGATGGGAGCGCATGAGCGGGCAGCGGGTGAGCGTGATCGACTACAGCGAGCACGCGCTCGGCGAGGGTAGCGACGCCAATGCGATCGCTTTCGTCCAGCTCAGCGTCGAGGGCCGGCGGGTGTGCGGCATGGCGGAGGATGGCGATACCGTCAGCGCGTCGCTGAAAGCGGTGATCTCGGCGCTCAATCGGGCGATGGTCGAGCGTGGCGAGGTGGTTGGAAGCGGCGAGTCGCTGGCGGTGTGA